Proteins encoded together in one Anaerobaca lacustris window:
- the panD gene encoding aspartate 1-decarboxylase produces MLLKVLKSKLHRARITETRLHYPGSIEIDSALMEAAGILSYESVLVANLNNGSRLETYAVPGEAGSGAVVILGAAAQLAKPGDIVIIMAFGLCTPEEAAAIKPKVVVLDEKNDIVKP; encoded by the coding sequence ATGTTACTGAAGGTCCTCAAGAGCAAATTGCATCGGGCCAGGATCACCGAGACGAGGCTGCATTACCCCGGCAGCATCGAGATCGACTCGGCCCTGATGGAGGCGGCCGGGATTCTATCTTACGAGTCGGTGCTTGTGGCCAATCTCAACAACGGCAGCCGGCTGGAAACCTACGCCGTACCCGGCGAGGCCGGGTCGGGGGCTGTCGTGATTCTCGGGGCGGCCGCGCAATTGGCCAAGCCGGGCGATATCGTCATCATCATGGCGTTCGGCCTTTGTACGCCCGAGGAGGCCGCCGCGATCAAGCCCAAGGTCGTGGTGCTCGACGAGAAGAACGATATCGTCAAGCCGTAG